A genomic window from Struthio camelus isolate bStrCam1 chromosome 2, bStrCam1.hap1, whole genome shotgun sequence includes:
- the NFE2L3 gene encoding LOW QUALITY PROTEIN: nuclear factor erythroid 2-related factor 3 (The sequence of the model RefSeq protein was modified relative to this genomic sequence to represent the inferred CDS: inserted 1 base in 1 codon; deleted 1 base in 1 codon) — translation MSLVLEEGFSPIGIPQLFEEPDSDSGLSLNSSHSTTSSDLSSYSVCSEGAVACSSNAKSVSLHGVGIDDGHCQKCTKYGHEEYQGDSECSREAVVQQLLHNLPYSQLPSQSVSLIKQMQMEKSNKGKARCRNSTDQNLSHDKCQAKPLRIQFSVNEVVSMPVNSFNSMLAKKHLIDTQVSLICNIRRRGKNNVAAPNCCKHKWDVILXKMCNLQTQKESLKKEHFQCSRSLCLMKQKLNDSYHDIFSILRADQGRPVNISQCAAHCSSDGSIFLIPRHLVKSEHKQDNQKERKQK, via the exons ATGTCTTTGGTTTTGGAGGAAGGATTCAGTCCTATAGGAATTCCCCAGCTCTTTGAGGAGCCTGACTCAGATTCTGGACTGTCTTTAAATTCAAGCCATAGCACCACCTCTTCTGATTTATCGTCTTATTCAGTCTGCAGTGAAGGTGCTGTTGCATGCAGCAGCAATGCTAAATCCGTTTCCCTGCATGGCGTAGGAATTGATGATGGTCATTGCCAAAAATGTACTAAATATGGCCATGAGGAATATCAAGGTGATTCAGAGTGCTCTAGAGAAGCTGTAGTTCAGCAGTTGCTTCATAACCTCCCTTACAGTCAGCTGCCAAGTCAATCAGTGAGCCTCATCAAGCAGATGCAGATGGAGAAATCAAACAAAGGAAAGGCTAGGTGCCGTAATTCTACTGACCAGAACCTTAGCCACGATAAATGCCAGGCAAAACCTCTGAGAATTCAATTTTCTGTCAATGAAGTTGTGAGTATGCCCGTCAACTCCTTCAACAGCATGTTAGCAAAAAAACATCTGATAGACACCCAGGTATCACTTATATGCAATATAAGACGAAGAGGAAAGAACAACGTTGCTGCCCCAAATTGTTGCAAACATAAATGGGATGTGATTC GCAAGATGTGTAACCTTCAAACACAAAAGGAGAGCCTTAAGAAGGAGCACTTTCAGTGTAGCAGATCACTCTGCTTGATGAAGCAAAAGTTAAATGACTCGTATCATGACATT TTCAGTATATTAAGGGCTGACCAGGGCAGACCTGTTAACATAAGCCAATGTGCCGCTCATTGCAGTAGCGATGGCAGCATTTTCCTAATACCTCGACACCTGGTCAAATCAGAACATAAACAAGATAATCAGAAAGAACGGAAACAAAAATAA
- the HNRNPA2B1 gene encoding heterogeneous nuclear ribonucleoproteins A2/B1 isoform X1, whose translation MPRGDRESDWREKEQFRKLFIGGLSFETTEESLRNYYEQWGKLTDCVVMRDPASKRSRGFGFVTFSSMAEVDAAMAARPHTIDGRVVEPKRAVAREESGKPGAHVTVKKLFVGGIKEDTEEHHLRDYFEEYGKIDTIEIITDRQSGKKRGFGFVTFDDHDPVDKIVLQKYHTINGHNAEVRKALSRQEMQEVQNSRSGRGGNFGFGDARGGGGNFGPGPGSNFRGGAGKTDGYGSGRGFGDGYNGYGGGPGGGNFGGSPGYGGGRGGYGGGGPGYGNQGGGYGGGYDNYGGGNYGSGNYNDFGNYNQQPSNYGPMKSGNFGGSRNMGGPYGGGNYGPGGSGGSGGYGGRSRY comes from the exons ATGCCTCGCGGCGACAGAGAAAGCGACTGG AGGGAAAAGGAGCAGTTTCGCAAACTGTTCATTGGTGGCTTAAGCTTTGAAACAACAGAAGAAAGCTTGAGGAACTACTATGAACAATGGGGGAAGCTTACAGATTGTGTG gtaATGAGGGATCCTGCAAGCAAAAGATCAAGGGGGTTTGGTTTTGTAACATTCTCCTCCATGGCTGAAGTTGATGCAGCTATGGCTGCAAGGCCTCACACGATTGATGGAAGGGTGGTTGAGCCTAAGCGAGCTGTGGCTAGAGAG gaaTCTGGAAAACCTGGTGCTCACGTTACtgtgaaaaaattatttgttggtggtattAAAGAGGATACTGAAGAGCACCACCTTCGTGACTACTTTGAGGAATATGGGAAAATTGACACTATCGAAATTATTACTGACAGACAGTCTGGTAAAAAGAGAGGGTTTGGCTTTGTTACATTTGATGACCATGATCCTGTGGATAAAATTGTAT TGCAGAAGTATCACACCATCAACGGCCATAATGCAGAAGTAAGGAAAGCTCTCTCTAGACAGGAAATGCAAGAAGTTCAGAATTCTAGGAGTGGGAGAGGAG GGAACTTTGGTTTTGGTGATGCGCGTGGAGGTGGTGGCAACTTTGGTCCCGGACCTGGCAGCAATTTCAGAGGGGGAGCCGGTAAGACAG aTGGATATGGAAGCGGCCGTGGATTCGGTGATGGGTATAATGGATATGGTGGAGGACCTGGAG GTGGCAACTTCGGAGGTAGTCCTGGttatggaggaggaagaggaggatacGGTGGAGGAGGACCTGGATATGGCAACCAGGGTGGGGGCTATGGAGGTGGTTATGACAACTATGGAGGAG GCAATTACGGAAGTGGAAACTACAATGATTTTGGAAACTACAACCAACAACCCTCAAATTACGGTCCAATGAAGAGTGGAAATTTTGGTGGCAGCAGGAACATGGGGGGACCATATGGTGGAG GAAACTATGGTCCAGGGGGCAGTGGAGGAAGTGGTGGATATGGAGGGAGGAGCCGTTATTGA
- the HNRNPA2B1 gene encoding heterogeneous nuclear ribonucleoproteins A2/B1 isoform X3, with the protein MKNMREKEQFRKLFIGGLSFETTEESLRNYYEQWGKLTDCVVMRDPASKRSRGFGFVTFSSMAEVDAAMAARPHTIDGRVVEPKRAVAREESGKPGAHVTVKKLFVGGIKEDTEEHHLRDYFEEYGKIDTIEIITDRQSGKKRGFGFVTFDDHDPVDKIVLQKYHTINGHNAEVRKALSRQEMQEVQNSRSGRGGNFGFGDARGGGGNFGPGPGSNFRGGAGKTDGYGSGRGFGDGYNGYGGGPGGGNFGGSPGYGGGRGGYGGGGPGYGNQGGGYGGGYDNYGGGNYGSGNYNDFGNYNQQPSNYGPMKSGNFGGSRNMGGPYGGGNYGPGGSGGSGGYGGRSRY; encoded by the exons ATGAAGAATATG AGGGAAAAGGAGCAGTTTCGCAAACTGTTCATTGGTGGCTTAAGCTTTGAAACAACAGAAGAAAGCTTGAGGAACTACTATGAACAATGGGGGAAGCTTACAGATTGTGTG gtaATGAGGGATCCTGCAAGCAAAAGATCAAGGGGGTTTGGTTTTGTAACATTCTCCTCCATGGCTGAAGTTGATGCAGCTATGGCTGCAAGGCCTCACACGATTGATGGAAGGGTGGTTGAGCCTAAGCGAGCTGTGGCTAGAGAG gaaTCTGGAAAACCTGGTGCTCACGTTACtgtgaaaaaattatttgttggtggtattAAAGAGGATACTGAAGAGCACCACCTTCGTGACTACTTTGAGGAATATGGGAAAATTGACACTATCGAAATTATTACTGACAGACAGTCTGGTAAAAAGAGAGGGTTTGGCTTTGTTACATTTGATGACCATGATCCTGTGGATAAAATTGTAT TGCAGAAGTATCACACCATCAACGGCCATAATGCAGAAGTAAGGAAAGCTCTCTCTAGACAGGAAATGCAAGAAGTTCAGAATTCTAGGAGTGGGAGAGGAG GGAACTTTGGTTTTGGTGATGCGCGTGGAGGTGGTGGCAACTTTGGTCCCGGACCTGGCAGCAATTTCAGAGGGGGAGCCGGTAAGACAG aTGGATATGGAAGCGGCCGTGGATTCGGTGATGGGTATAATGGATATGGTGGAGGACCTGGAG GTGGCAACTTCGGAGGTAGTCCTGGttatggaggaggaagaggaggatacGGTGGAGGAGGACCTGGATATGGCAACCAGGGTGGGGGCTATGGAGGTGGTTATGACAACTATGGAGGAG GCAATTACGGAAGTGGAAACTACAATGATTTTGGAAACTACAACCAACAACCCTCAAATTACGGTCCAATGAAGAGTGGAAATTTTGGTGGCAGCAGGAACATGGGGGGACCATATGGTGGAG GAAACTATGGTCCAGGGGGCAGTGGAGGAAGTGGTGGATATGGAGGGAGGAGCCGTTATTGA
- the HNRNPA2B1 gene encoding heterogeneous nuclear ribonucleoproteins A2/B1 isoform X2, translated as MPRGDRESDWREKEQFRKLFIGGLSFETTEESLRNYYEQWGKLTDCVVMRDPASKRSRGFGFVTFSSMAEVDAAMAARPHTIDGRVVEPKRAVAREESGKPGAHVTVKKLFVGGIKEDTEEHHLRDYFEEYGKIDTIEIITDRQSGKKRGFGFVTFDDHDPVDKIVLQKYHTINGHNAEVRKALSRQEMQEVQNSRSGRGGNFGFGDARGGGGNFGPGPGSNFRGGADGYGSGRGFGDGYNGYGGGPGGGNFGGSPGYGGGRGGYGGGGPGYGNQGGGYGGGYDNYGGGNYGSGNYNDFGNYNQQPSNYGPMKSGNFGGSRNMGGPYGGGNYGPGGSGGSGGYGGRSRY; from the exons ATGCCTCGCGGCGACAGAGAAAGCGACTGG AGGGAAAAGGAGCAGTTTCGCAAACTGTTCATTGGTGGCTTAAGCTTTGAAACAACAGAAGAAAGCTTGAGGAACTACTATGAACAATGGGGGAAGCTTACAGATTGTGTG gtaATGAGGGATCCTGCAAGCAAAAGATCAAGGGGGTTTGGTTTTGTAACATTCTCCTCCATGGCTGAAGTTGATGCAGCTATGGCTGCAAGGCCTCACACGATTGATGGAAGGGTGGTTGAGCCTAAGCGAGCTGTGGCTAGAGAG gaaTCTGGAAAACCTGGTGCTCACGTTACtgtgaaaaaattatttgttggtggtattAAAGAGGATACTGAAGAGCACCACCTTCGTGACTACTTTGAGGAATATGGGAAAATTGACACTATCGAAATTATTACTGACAGACAGTCTGGTAAAAAGAGAGGGTTTGGCTTTGTTACATTTGATGACCATGATCCTGTGGATAAAATTGTAT TGCAGAAGTATCACACCATCAACGGCCATAATGCAGAAGTAAGGAAAGCTCTCTCTAGACAGGAAATGCAAGAAGTTCAGAATTCTAGGAGTGGGAGAGGAG GGAACTTTGGTTTTGGTGATGCGCGTGGAGGTGGTGGCAACTTTGGTCCCGGACCTGGCAGCAATTTCAGAGGGGGAGCCG aTGGATATGGAAGCGGCCGTGGATTCGGTGATGGGTATAATGGATATGGTGGAGGACCTGGAG GTGGCAACTTCGGAGGTAGTCCTGGttatggaggaggaagaggaggatacGGTGGAGGAGGACCTGGATATGGCAACCAGGGTGGGGGCTATGGAGGTGGTTATGACAACTATGGAGGAG GCAATTACGGAAGTGGAAACTACAATGATTTTGGAAACTACAACCAACAACCCTCAAATTACGGTCCAATGAAGAGTGGAAATTTTGGTGGCAGCAGGAACATGGGGGGACCATATGGTGGAG GAAACTATGGTCCAGGGGGCAGTGGAGGAAGTGGTGGATATGGAGGGAGGAGCCGTTATTGA
- the HNRNPA2B1 gene encoding heterogeneous nuclear ribonucleoproteins A2/B1 isoform X4: MKNMREKEQFRKLFIGGLSFETTEESLRNYYEQWGKLTDCVVMRDPASKRSRGFGFVTFSSMAEVDAAMAARPHTIDGRVVEPKRAVAREESGKPGAHVTVKKLFVGGIKEDTEEHHLRDYFEEYGKIDTIEIITDRQSGKKRGFGFVTFDDHDPVDKIVLQKYHTINGHNAEVRKALSRQEMQEVQNSRSGRGGNFGFGDARGGGGNFGPGPGSNFRGGADGYGSGRGFGDGYNGYGGGPGGGNFGGSPGYGGGRGGYGGGGPGYGNQGGGYGGGYDNYGGGNYGSGNYNDFGNYNQQPSNYGPMKSGNFGGSRNMGGPYGGGNYGPGGSGGSGGYGGRSRY; this comes from the exons ATGAAGAATATG AGGGAAAAGGAGCAGTTTCGCAAACTGTTCATTGGTGGCTTAAGCTTTGAAACAACAGAAGAAAGCTTGAGGAACTACTATGAACAATGGGGGAAGCTTACAGATTGTGTG gtaATGAGGGATCCTGCAAGCAAAAGATCAAGGGGGTTTGGTTTTGTAACATTCTCCTCCATGGCTGAAGTTGATGCAGCTATGGCTGCAAGGCCTCACACGATTGATGGAAGGGTGGTTGAGCCTAAGCGAGCTGTGGCTAGAGAG gaaTCTGGAAAACCTGGTGCTCACGTTACtgtgaaaaaattatttgttggtggtattAAAGAGGATACTGAAGAGCACCACCTTCGTGACTACTTTGAGGAATATGGGAAAATTGACACTATCGAAATTATTACTGACAGACAGTCTGGTAAAAAGAGAGGGTTTGGCTTTGTTACATTTGATGACCATGATCCTGTGGATAAAATTGTAT TGCAGAAGTATCACACCATCAACGGCCATAATGCAGAAGTAAGGAAAGCTCTCTCTAGACAGGAAATGCAAGAAGTTCAGAATTCTAGGAGTGGGAGAGGAG GGAACTTTGGTTTTGGTGATGCGCGTGGAGGTGGTGGCAACTTTGGTCCCGGACCTGGCAGCAATTTCAGAGGGGGAGCCG aTGGATATGGAAGCGGCCGTGGATTCGGTGATGGGTATAATGGATATGGTGGAGGACCTGGAG GTGGCAACTTCGGAGGTAGTCCTGGttatggaggaggaagaggaggatacGGTGGAGGAGGACCTGGATATGGCAACCAGGGTGGGGGCTATGGAGGTGGTTATGACAACTATGGAGGAG GCAATTACGGAAGTGGAAACTACAATGATTTTGGAAACTACAACCAACAACCCTCAAATTACGGTCCAATGAAGAGTGGAAATTTTGGTGGCAGCAGGAACATGGGGGGACCATATGGTGGAG GAAACTATGGTCCAGGGGGCAGTGGAGGAAGTGGTGGATATGGAGGGAGGAGCCGTTATTGA